ACACCGCTGTCACGAATTCCAATCGTGAGCGACTGCTGTATCCTCGACCGTCGAATGGGACGCGTGACCACCACTCTCGGTTGCGCAGGTCGGAGCGTGCTCTACTAACCCATGATTCTCACGGGACTCCTCTTAGGGACAGTATTCGTCGGAGCATTGGTACTCCTCGGCTATCGGAGGAACGGAGACGAGTGGAGGTCCGCTCGCACGGACGGGGGATACGTTTCAGAGTACGAGTCAGAGGCGACGAAGCCCTTCGGCGTAGTCCGATGGCTGACGACGGTCGATCACAAGGATATCGGCATCCTCTACATCGTCTTCGGGACCGTCGCCGCACTCTGGGGCGGAATGGACGCGATGATGGTCCGGACCGAACTGCTGACCGCCGATACCACCATCTGGTCGAACGAGACGTACAACGCACTGTTTACCACTCACGGCATCACGATGATCTTCTTCTTCGTCGTGCCGGTGTTCGCGGGTATCGCGAACTACTTCCTCCCGATTCTGATCGACGCCGAGGACATGGCGTTCCCACGGATCAACGCGATCGCGTTCTGGCTCCTTCCGCCTGCACTCCTCTTAGTGCGTGGTGGACTGGTCACGGAGATCGTCGCCAAGCTACTGGCACCAGCACTCGGCGTGCTAGTCGAACCGCTGTTCGCGTTGCGCCCTCCGACGACATCGTGGACGATGTACACCCCACTGTCGATTCAGCAGGTCAATCAACAGGTCGACCTGATGTTGCTGGGACTGCACCTCTCGGGGATTTCGACGACGCTCGGTGCCATCAACTTCATCGTGACCGTGTTTACGGAGCGTGGCGAGCGAGTCAGCTGGGCGAACCTCGACATCTTCTCGTGGACGATGCTGACCCAATCGGGCATCATCCTGTTCGCGTTCCCCCTGCTGGGGAGCACGCTCATCATGATGCTCATGGACCGCAACTTCGGGACGATGTTCTTCGCCCTCGAGGGTGGCGGCCCGATCCTCTTTCAGAACCTCTTCTGGTTCTGGGGCCACCCGGAGGTGTACATCCTCTTCCTCCCGGCGACGGGGCTCACCAGCTTTCTGCTCCCGAAATTCGCCGGTCGGAAGCTCTTCGGGTTCAAGTTCATCGTCTACTCGACACTCGCCATCGGCGTCCTCTCCTTCGGCGTGTGGGCCCACCACATGTTCACGACGGGCGTCGACCCGCGCATCCGCGCGAGCTTCATGGCCGTCACCATCGCCATCGCCGTTCCGAGCGCCGTCAAGACGTTCAACTGGATGACGACACTGTGGTCGGGTCAATTGCGGCTCACCGCCCCGATGATCCTTCTGTTGGGTGGCATCGGGACGTTCGTCATCGGCGGGGTGACTGGCGTATTCCTCGCCTCGATCCCCGTCGACTATGCCTTCCAGGGCACCTACTACGTCGTCGGGCACTTCCACTTCATCATCATGGGCATCATCGCGATGTCGATGGTCGCCGCGAGCTACTACTGGTATCCGATCCTCACCCGGCGGATGTACGATCAGCGTCTCGCGAAGGTGCAGGCGGTGACGCTCATCATCGGCGTCATCGTCACGTTCACCGTGATGCTCATCGTCGGATATCTCGGGCTCCCGCGGCGCTACGCCGAGTATCCCGAGCAGTTCGAACTGCTCCAGCAGGTCACGACAGCCGGGGCCTATCTCATCATGCTAAGTGTCGGCCTGTGGGTCATCAACCTCGTTCAATCACTGCGGACCGGCCCGATCGTCATGGATGCCGACGTCTGGAACCTCAAGTCGGTCGGGCAGTTCACACGAGAATGGCAGTGGTTCGAGGAGAAACTGGACGAAGAGCGAGGGATCGACTGAAAGCAACACCTCGTCAGAGGTCACACAGCTGCTAACGCATCGAGAGAGCGACTGTTTGGCCGGTCCTCAGCGGGCGTCAGTATCGTAGCGAGAGACGAACTGGACGGCCCCGAAGAGCCCACCCAGTACGACCGCTGTCATCAGTGCGCCGTACGTCGCGAGTCCACTTGGGGTCGGGTGGAATCGCACGACGCTGGCGACTTGGATGTGACCGAACACACCCGGTGCGACGAGGCCGATCACGTAGCCGAACACGGCACCGATCACGACGGCAGAGATGGCGACGATAAGTAGGACCGTTCGCCCGGAGCGCTGTGACTTCACTCGGCTCACAGTAGGAGTTGATATGAATGCCATCATCATGGTCGCTTCGGTACGTCGCAGTTGGTCTCTCTCAGAGCAGTCCGACCGCCTGCACGTATGCGAGACCGAACTGCGCGGCGTTGTACAGGCCGTGGATCGCCGCCGGAACGAGTAGATTGTCGCTAAGCACGTACGTCGCCCCCAGCACGGTCGCGAGCACGAATACGAATCCGATATACGCCGCTACACCAGCACCACTCCCGAGGAGCGAGAAGACGTGGATGGCCGCGAACAACGCACTCGCGAGAATAATCGCTCGACCGACGTGGAAGGACTCGGCGAGCGAGCCTTGAATGACGCCACGGTAGAGCAATTCCTCGCCGGGGCCAACGAGCAAGATCGACAGGGGAACCAGCAACAGGAACGCGATCGGTTCCTGACTGGCGGTACTCACGACGTCGTTCTGTGCCAGTTCGATACCGAGCAGTCCGAGGAGTTGTGAGATGCCGACGAGCAGTCCACCCAAGACGATGAACCCCCCGACGATCCACCCGATATCTCGGAGTGTGGGTACTCGGACTCGCAGCATCTCGAACCCGCGACCGGTGAGCCAGAGGTAGCCGAGGGCGACCCCACCGAAGGCGACGCCTTGCAGCAACACGGTCGAGAGGAGAAGTTGGCGAGCAGGGTGGTTCCGGATGCCGATCCCGACTCCCTCCAACGCCCCGATCGTCACCGTAAGGAGTGACGCCCCGACGACGAGTGCTCCGATCGCCAGACCCCCCGATTCGAGAAGTGTCTTCACTCCTTTGATGTCCCGTTCGGGCGTGTTCATCGACCCTGCTTCGGGTGCCTCCGGCAAACCGGTTACGTATCGTCACCAACTCCGAGAGAGGGCATCACTCCACGAGTCGAACTCAGTACTAAATCCACCTCTCGTTCGATACCGGTTGTAGTCACGGTCAGCATTCGATAGCTACAATCCTTTCCCGTGAGAACGTCATCTAATGACTGCCCGCGGCGCTTCGTTGCGTGCACT
This portion of the Halomarina litorea genome encodes:
- a CDS encoding cbb3-type cytochrome c oxidase subunit I, which codes for MILTGLLLGTVFVGALVLLGYRRNGDEWRSARTDGGYVSEYESEATKPFGVVRWLTTVDHKDIGILYIVFGTVAALWGGMDAMMVRTELLTADTTIWSNETYNALFTTHGITMIFFFVVPVFAGIANYFLPILIDAEDMAFPRINAIAFWLLPPALLLVRGGLVTEIVAKLLAPALGVLVEPLFALRPPTTSWTMYTPLSIQQVNQQVDLMLLGLHLSGISTTLGAINFIVTVFTERGERVSWANLDIFSWTMLTQSGIILFAFPLLGSTLIMMLMDRNFGTMFFALEGGGPILFQNLFWFWGHPEVYILFLPATGLTSFLLPKFAGRKLFGFKFIVYSTLAIGVLSFGVWAHHMFTTGVDPRIRASFMAVTIAIAVPSAVKTFNWMTTLWSGQLRLTAPMILLLGGIGTFVIGGVTGVFLASIPVDYAFQGTYYVVGHFHFIIMGIIAMSMVAASYYWYPILTRRMYDQRLAKVQAVTLIIGVIVTFTVMLIVGYLGLPRRYAEYPEQFELLQQVTTAGAYLIMLSVGLWVINLVQSLRTGPIVMDADVWNLKSVGQFTREWQWFEEKLDEERGID
- a CDS encoding DUF7520 family protein; amino-acid sequence: MMMAFISTPTVSRVKSQRSGRTVLLIVAISAVVIGAVFGYVIGLVAPGVFGHIQVASVVRFHPTPSGLATYGALMTAVVLGGLFGAVQFVSRYDTDAR
- a CDS encoding CPBP family intramembrane glutamic endopeptidase; amino-acid sequence: MNTPERDIKGVKTLLESGGLAIGALVVGASLLTVTIGALEGVGIGIRNHPARQLLLSTVLLQGVAFGGVALGYLWLTGRGFEMLRVRVPTLRDIGWIVGGFIVLGGLLVGISQLLGLLGIELAQNDVVSTASQEPIAFLLLVPLSILLVGPGEELLYRGVIQGSLAESFHVGRAIILASALFAAIHVFSLLGSGAGVAAYIGFVFVLATVLGATYVLSDNLLVPAAIHGLYNAAQFGLAYVQAVGLL